Below is a window of Phycisphaerae bacterium DNA.
GTAGCGACCTTCACGCCATTCCGCACGAAGAACGCACGGTTGCCCCGGCGCGATAACCGCGGGTGTCAGCGAGCACTGCTTGAACACGGGCTTGGCGGAAGGCTTCGTTGTCGGCTGGCCGGCGGCAAGGGCCGAGTGCCAATCCGCGGCAAGCGCGGACGAACCTATCACAAGCGACGATTTCAGAAAACGGCGGCGTGTCAGCGACAATTGACGGCAACCTCGTTTGGAGAATTGGATTCATTACTCGTACGCATTGGACAGCTTACGTGCGTATCAGCCGAGCGTTGTTCCGTGGGGCCGTCCGCGGAACAACGCTCGATCCGGTCGCGAAAAGCGGGCATGCCGTGTTGGGCAACTGCTCGGCTTCACATCAGTTCATGCAGTTCTCGGTCGCAGGGCCACCATAGCACCGCTGGAACAGGCCGAAGTCAAGCTGGTCGACGTCCATGTCGCTGTCCAGGTCCGCCTGTTCGCAGGCCGATGTCGGCGGCCCGACGGCCGGACCGGTGACGCAGCCAAGCAGCAGTTCCAAGTCCGTATGGTCCACCATGCCGTTCTGGTCAAAGTCCGGGTTCTTCTGGCGCTGAATGAACTTGTCCGGGCCGACCGCACCCATGATGATCCTGACGAAATCGATGTCCCCGCTCCATGAGCCGGAGGTGCTGGAGGGATAGGTGTCCCCGATATAGAGCGGGGCCGAGTTACTGAAATCGCTACGGTAGCAGATGTCGGTAACGTCGAGCTGATAGTCCACGTAGAGCGTGACCTTATCGCCCGCCGCGTCGTAGGCCATGGCCACATGGTGCCACAAACCGTCGGCAATGCTGACGTTACCGACGATGGACGTGTGGCCGCCCTTCACGTCGTAGAGGTAGGCTCCCAGTGTCGCGGTGGCCACGCCATCTGTGGTCTTGGGCACGGTGCGCAGCCAGAATGACGGGCGCGTTGCCGGTAGATCGCTGGCGAGTCCGCGCTTGCCGACGATGTATCGCGCTCCGTCGGTACTGGTGGTGCGGATGACCGCCTCGACGGTGAAACTCACGCCATCGTTGAAGTCCAGGAGGGGGTGGTCCGGGATCGAGATGGCATCCTTGCCGCTGGTGAAGTTCAGTGCCGGTCCGGTCAGGTAGTTGGGGGAGCCGGGCAGGTATGAAGGCGTGGGACTACCGACGCCGGCGCCGCCGAGGCCGTTGCCCGAGCTGTCGATGATCGAGCCGGGATCTGTACCGGCGTTGCCGGATGTGGCCTCGCTGAACTTCCAGTATCCGATGGTCTGGCCCTGAGCGACGCAGATCTGGTCGTCGCACGAAGTACCCAAGCCTCGCCATTGGCCCACGCATTGGGCCTGACCGACGTCGGCGCAGGTGCCGTCGAATTGGCAGCATGCTCCGGTGCAATCGACCTGGTCACACGTCGTGCCCGGGCCAAAGAAGGTGCCGGCACATGCCGACTCTTGAGTCACCACGCAGGTTCCGTCGCCGAGGCAGCATGCTCCGGGCTGCGGGCACGTGACGGTCTCGCAGGTCGTATTGGCGCCGTTCCACTGGCCGTCGCAGGCCTCCAGTGTCGTGACGCTGCACGTTCCGTCGCTGTGGCAGCAGGCACCTGTGGCCACAACTTGCGGCCGGATGAACTGAGCGGGAGCCAACGCCTGCCCGGTCATCCGTACGAAATCGATATCGCCCGGCCAGAAGCCGGACGTATCACCCACGCCCGAGGTTCCGATGACCATGGGAACCGAATTGTTGATGACCCCGCACGACGCGCCGCTGCAAACACAGGGAATGCTGCCGTCGAGTTGATAGTCAACGTAAACGGCCAGAGTCGGCTGTGGCGTCGCGGTGGCGTTGTACACCATGGCAACGTGATGCCAGAGCCCGTCGGCAACATTGATCGTACCACTGATTCGGTCGTTGCCGCCCGTACCGATGATGATGCCTTCGAGCCCCTGGATAGCGACGCCGTTGACGGTCTTCGCGATTGTTCTGAACCAGAAACCTGGCCGAACGCTTCCGCTGGAACTGGGAGCTCGCTTGTAGACGATATACCTGTTGCCGGTCAGACTTGTTGACCGGACCATCGCCTCGATGGTGACGCTCATCCCGGCCGCGAAGTCGAGAGCGTTCGAATCGGGAATGGACACGCCACCCGTACCCGACACGAACCGCAGGGCCGTGTCGTTCGCGTACGTCGAGGCGCCGGTCACATACGTGGGTGCCGGGTTTCCGCCGGATGTTCCGTCCAGGCCGTGGCCGCTGACGTCGAGCACGGAACCGGCCGTCGTGCCCACCGAGCTACCGGCCGGCAGTTCGTTGAAGGTCCAATACCCGATCGGTGTCGGCGGACAACCCGTGGTGCAATGAGAACCCGAGCCTTGCCAGCCGGTTGGGCAGTTCGCTTGGGTTGTCTCCGAGCATGAGCCTTCGTCGGCGCAACAGGCCCCGGTGCAACTTACCGTCGCGCAGGTCGTGCCGGGCCCTTGCCATTCACCCGTGCAGGCATCGGCCGTCGTTTGGGCGCATGTGCCGTCGGGCAGGCAACAGGCTCCAGTGCAATCCGTGGTCGCGCAGCTTGTCCCGTAGCCGCCCCAGGAGCCGGCACACGCATTGGCCGCGGTGTCGCTACATGTCCCATCGTTTCCGCAGCAGGCACCCAGGCAGGTGGTGCCGGTACAGCCCGTTCCTGGGCCGCTCCAGTGTCCGTTGCATGCCGCTTGCGTCGTCTCGCTGCAGGTCCCATCGAGCTGGCAGCAGGCCCCGAGGATCGGGCAGGTCGTGCCATCGCAGGTCGTGCCCGGGCCGTACCAATGACCCGAACACCCCGAGTCCAGTGTGTTGGCGCAAGTCCCATCGTTTTGGCAGCAGGCCCCCGCGCTGAATTGCACGAACTCGGCGGGGGTCAGAGCGCCGACGGTGATCCGAACCATATCGATGTCGCCGTTCCACTGCTGGCCGGCCGTAGTGGTGTACCAGCCGCCGACGATGACCGGCGTGTTGGGGGGATCGATGGTGATGATGTCCCCGTGCACGGCGGCGGTGGTTCCATCTACCTGGTGATCGACGTAGAGAGTGAGGGTATGGGCCACGGCATCGTAGACCATAGCAACATGATGCCATTGCTGGTCGATGATATCGCGCTTGCCGTCAAGTGTCGTTCGGCCGGTTAGGTCGCCCACGGAGGCGTTGAGTTTATCGCCGCTGCCGTTGGCACGAAGCCAGAATCCGCCGTCGCCCGCCGCGTTGCGCTTCACCACGATGCCTCGCCGGTCGGTACCGAATGAGGTCGCTGCCGATCGGATGATGGCCTCGACGGTGAAGCTCGTTCCGGCCTGGAAGGCAAGAGAGGGACTGTCTGGGATCCAGACCTCGTCATCGCCGGTGGTGAAGTGCAGCGCGGCGATGTTGTCATCGTAGACGCATCCGGCCACGTACGACGGAGGCAACGAGCCCACACCGTAGCCGTTCAGGTTGTTCCCGCTGCTGTCGATGATGCAGCCGGGATCGGTGCAGACATAGCCCGACGTGCCCTCATCAAACCGCCAGTCGGCCAGGAGTTGCGCCTTGGCGGATACCGCTGACAAAAAGACACACAGCAGCAGGACCGACGTGACTTTGAACAGCTTCTCGATTTCCATGACGTGCACCTCTCTTTCTTGCCTCACTTCCGATCCATCCATATGACGAACCGCCGCCGGTGACGCGGCGATGAGATAGGCCATTCGTGCGACCCCCTCTCCGGTCGCGGCGAGCCTCGCGGCACGGCGTAGTTTGAAGGCCCTCAGACTCGGGATGTCAGGAGCGTGCTTCCTGATGGAGCTCGACCAGTCCATCTGGAAACCGTTTCCCCATCTCCTTTCTCGGCGGTACCCCGAACGCGGTATGCCGCGCGCCGCCGACACCGTCCTTACATTCCGCTTCTGACGGGCAGAATCGAACCTCGCTCGATCAGCGTCGATTGGATAATCACCCGCGGCGCAGCCGATGGACGCTTGCCCATGTACGCCGCCAGCAGTTCCGCGCATCGCCGGCCATGCTCCACCGGCGAAGCGGGGCCGATCGAGGCAATCTCCGGCGAAGCGAATCGATACAGTGGACTGTGGCGTAGGCCGATGACCTGGAGATCCTGGGGAACGCGAATGCCCATCTGGCTCGCGATCTGCAAGGTTGCCATCGCATACTCGGGCCGGATCGCGAGGATGGAGCGCGGACGATTCGCGCTCGACAAGAGCCGGCTGATTGCCCAGAAGTACTCCGTCATCTCAGAAGGCAGATGACAGTAGAACTCGTTTTCGGCGGGGCTCGGCGCACCCAGCTCATCCGCCGCTTGCTTCACGCCGTCGATCAGAAAAGCTTCCGAGCCGACCAGCTCGTGGCAGCACAAGCACGCGACAGGACCCGTTCGGCACAGGAGCCGGCCGGCGATTCGGCCCACGTCCACCATGTCCTGGTACACGCAGGGAAGGTTGATTTCCGGTTCGACATACCCGCGGACGACACAAGGGATGCCCTGGGCGTCAAAAAGGCGCTTGACCGCGGTCGGCATGCGCACGAGTACGTAGCCGACCTCGCAGGCCATCTCCTTGCCCTTTTCGAGCAGCTTCTTCACTTCGTCCAGCGTGGTTCGCGAATCGAAGTAGAGATGCCGCACCCACGAGTCGGGAAACACTTCCGCGAAGCCGTCGGTGAAGCCGGTCACCTCGACCTCGATCCCCATGCGTACTTCCCGCGAGTGCAGGGCAAAAACCAGAGGCGGCATTTCCTGCTTGAGTAGTTGGCGGGCCAGCTCCAAGGCGCCCTCGGCCACCTCCAGGCGACGGCCCGCATGGCGCCGGGCCCAACCCTCGCGCTCCGCTTGCTGCAATGCTCGACTCGCCGTGGCGACGGCCACGCCAGTGGTCTCCGCGAGCCCGCGCACCGATGGAAGCGGCGTTCCCTTGTTCAACTGCCCTGAAAGCACCTGCCGACGCAGTTGTCGAACCACTTTCAACGCCACCGGCCCAACGTCAGGAAGCTCAGCACACACGGGTCACTCCATCGCCAAATGCACGTTCCGACAGCCGCCCGCCCCAGAGCTCCTCGTGGGGTCCGCTGACTGCTTCTCGATACGCAAGACCTGACCTTCCACACCGACTCCTGGAGCTACATCGGCCACAATAAGGAACGAACCGAACTATCCATCTTGAAAAACGACACATGATGTTCTACTATAGCCACATGTGTATTACACCGACTAAGGGTTGCCGTGTCAAGCCCTGGGGGACGAGATGCGGGCGAAACCGGTCGCCAAGGCGGCGCCGGCCCGCCGACCTCCCCGGAAAAGGGGGGTTGAGGTAGACTGAGCACGACAAAACGGCACAGTAGCTCCTGTCACTAAGTCACGCAAGGATAAGAGCATGCGTCAAAGCACCATCAGGCGGAAACTGCGGACCGGGCAACCGGTCCTCGTACCCAAGGTCTGTTTCCTCGATCCCAACATCGTGGAGATCCTCGGCCTGCTCGGTTTCGACTGTGTCTGGATCTGCACGGAGCATAAGGCCATCGACCCCGGCGTTCTGGAGAACATGGCCAGGGCGGCACGGGCTGGCAACGTGGACTGTCTGATCCGAACGCCACGGCACGGCTATGACGACTTGGCTCGCTGCCTTGCGATCGGTGCCAGCGGCCTGATGATCCCCCACGTCGGCACTGCTGACGATGTGCGTGAAGTCGTCGCTCGCGCCAAGTACCCGCCCTTGGGAGCCAGGCAGCTCGAGCATGTCAACGCGGATGCCGATTTCGGCCTCGCCTCACTCCCCGATTATCTGAAGAATGCCAACGACGAGACGTTTCTGGTGATCCAGGTCGAGGATACGGACGCCGTCGCGCGTGCGGCCGAAATCGCGGCGGTACCGGGCATTGACGTTCTCTATGTCGGAGTCATGGATCTGTCGCTGAGCATGGGCATCCCGGGTGAAGCCAAGCATCCGCGCGTGCTCGACGTTATCCGGAAGATCGTCCGGGTCTGCGAATCGGCCTCGATCGCCTGCGGGACCGCAGCCATCGATCCGGAACACTGCCGCATGTTGAAGGACGAGGGCGTGCGTTTCTTCACCGAGCGATCGGACTGGCGCACGCTCGTGCAGGGGTTCACCGGAGTCGTTGAGTCCTATCGCAACCTCGGCTTCACCTTCGGATCGCGGCGATGACTGAGGTTCGGCGCGTGGTCGGCAAACGCAACTCTCCCGAGCGGGTCGTGGAGACGGATCTGACCGTCGCGGGTGCCGGCTTGGCTGGTGTGGCCGCCGCCTTGAGCGCCGCTCGGCTCGGTATGCGCGTGGCACTGGTCACTGACCGCTCCGTTCTCGGCGGCAACGCAAGCAAGGAAGTGCGCCTCGACGCCAACGGGGCGACCTGGTTCGGGCTCTATCGCCGCGAATCGGGCATCATTGAGGAACTCCTGCTCGAGAATCTCCACCGCAACGCCCAGGCCAATATCGAGATCTGGGATATGCTGCTCCTGGACGCCGTCCGCCGAGAGAAACGCATTCAGGTCTTCTTCGACACGGCGGTTTTCGAAGCAACCAAACGCGGCCGGCGACTCCAATCGGTCTCCGGTTTCCAGACCACCACCGGCCGGAAGCTCGACTTCCGATCACCGTGGTTCGTGGACTCGACCGGCGACGGCACCGTCGGCTATCTGGCCGGGGCCAGCTTCATGCGAGGACGCGAGGATCGGCGACAATTCGGAGAATCCTCTGCTGCGACGAGGGCCGACAGGGCGACCATGGGCAACTCGCTGCTCATGTCGTTCCGCAGGACAGATCACAGGATCGACTTCCGACCGCCGAGCTTCGCCCATCCGATCGCGACCATATGCAAGATGATCGAACGGAGCCAATTACGGTTACACGACGTTCAGCAATACGATCGCTGGGCGGTGGCGTTCTGGTGGATCGAGTATGGCGGCCTTCTTGACACCATCGCCGATGCCGAGGAGATCCGGGTAGAGCTCGAACGGATCGCCTGGGGCGTGTACGACTACATCAAGAACAGCGGTTGCGTCAAAGACGTTGAGAACCTCGATCTGGCCTGGATGCAAAGCTGTCCCGGCAAACGCGAGTCGCGGCGATTCATCGGCGGCCACGTCCTCACCGAGAATGACATCCTCAACGGTACTCGATTCCGCGACGCAGTCGCCTACGGCGGCTGGCCGATGGACGATCATCCACCGGAGGGCTTCTGGGGCGATCGCAGCTCCATCTCACGCCCCGTGAATCCTTACGACATTCCGCTTCGTTCGCTCTACGCGAGAGATCTCGACAACCTCTTCCTGGCGGGACGCGACATCAGCGTCAGCCATCTCGCCTTCTCCTCGACACGAGTCATGGCGACGTGCGCCCAGATGGGCCAGGCGGTCGGTACGGCCGCGTTTCTCTGCCGGAAGTGGCGATGCCCGCCGCGGCGGATGGCATTGGAGGAGGCTAGGATCGCCGAGCTGCAGGACTCGTTGATTCGCAATGATGCCACCATTCTGGACACTCCTTACGACATCCGGAAGAACAAGGCCCGCCTCGCGACGATCACTGCCTCGTCAACGTTCGGCCTCCAGAACACACGAACGCTTCGCCGTGCGCCGCTCGCGGATGACGCATATTTCCTCTGCTACGTCAAGGAAGGCATGCAGCGTATCCTGTTCAAGGCCGATGCCCGCCGAGACGCGAACTGCCGCATTGAGATCTATCAGTCGCCGCCGATCGCGTACGCTCCCGGCGAGCTGATCGATACCCAGACAGTCCCGCTCCCGGCTGGCCGAAACCGATGGTTTGCCGTCTCGCTGAAGAGCGTGCGATCAGACGGGCCGGTCTTCATCAGACTGCGCCGCAATCCGAATCTCGACTTGCACTATGGCGGCAGCCCGTTCACGCTATTCACCGCGGTCGATCGAAAGGAGGGCAGTTTCGACGATGTTCGGCATACCAAGTACACGCAAGCGGCGGACAATCTATGCTTCAGAACTGATCCTCCCGTTTGTGTTCACGCTGCGTCACAAGTGATCAACGGCCACACCCGTCCAGCCCTTCGACCGAACAGTTGGATCAGCCAGCCCGGCGAGGCGATTGCCTGGCTCGCACTCAGTTGGCCTGTCCCCACCACGATCCGCCGCGTCGATCTCTTCTTCAATCCCGATTTCAACGGGAGAATCAACAACTCCAGCCGCAACCCCATTCCTTTGAGGTCGACGCTGGTCAGAGACTACACGATTCGATGTCGCCAGCCGCGCGGATGGAACACTCTTTGCCGGGTACGAGACAACTACCAGCGATGGAACCGCCATGAATTGCCAAAGACCATCGAAACGACCGACGTGCGGATCGAGTTCGAGGCCACTTGGGGTGTCGACTACTCCGAGGTGTTTGAGGCGATTGTCTACTGAAGCTGCATGGATTCTGGTGGCGAGCGAGACGCTCGTCGATGGAATGCCTGCGTAGGATGGCATTCCCATTCACAGGTATCTCAAGTGGTCAGCTGGAGAGGATCGGCCTCTTCGTCGATCGGAGATCGAGCTCCCGCATCGTACAACTAACTTCGGAGAGCAGACTGCTCTCCACAACTCGTTCTCGGTGCTTCCCGGTTCCCCGTCACGCCGGATGACCAGGAATCTACCGCAGACGTGTATCCAACAGACAGCAAAGAGGATGCGCCTCAGCGAGCGCTTCCTCCGGACGGTGTGCTCTCGGTGCGACGACGGTTGCGGCCCAGCGGGGCGTTGGGTGTTCCCGGCGGTTTGTGCACACTCGCCCCCCTCTCCTCAAGCCATAACGCCCCGTCGCACAGACAGTTACGTTCCGGTCAACAGTATACGGAGAGGGCGGGATTCGAACCCGCGGTACAGACAAGCCGTACACAGCCTTTCCAAGGCTGCTCCTTCAGCCGCTCGGACACCTCTCCAGCACGCCGAACCCTCCGGGGCTACCGCCCTCTCGGGGCACACCACGGCGCCGCCTATCTATCGGCTGGTTCGCATCCTACACCAGAATGCGGCCGTGCGGCAAGAGGCCGGGGACTATCAGGCTGGCCGCGCTTTGGAGTACACTAGCAGCGCCCTGGCGCCAGAGGGAGATCAGCGGTCCGTGGCCATGTCGTGGCCGGGATATCGGACCAACCTCGGCCGGTGGCTCAATCCGTTTCAGTGAGATCATCTGATGATTGGCGTTGTTTGCGATCCGCGGCGGAAATCGGGCGTGGCAATCTTGATCGTCTCTGCCGTTCTGGTGGGTTCGGCGTATGCCGAGGTAAGGCCAGAACGGCTCCGATGCGAGTATGCCGACAATCCGCTGGGCGTCGACGTGTGTCGGCCACGACTCAGTTGGGTCCTGAAATCGGACGAACGCGGGCAGGTTCAGACCGCCTACCAAGTCCTCGTGGCGTCGACCGAAGAGGTTCTCCAGTCCGACCAAGGCGATCTGTGGGACACGGGCAAGGTCGCCGCGAACGACACCCTGAACGTGGTCTACGCGGGCAAGCCGCTTCAGTCCGGCCAGCGTGTGTTCTGGAAGGTCCGGGCCTGGGACAGAGACGACAAGCCCTCCGCCTACAGCGGTTCCACCTGGTGGGAAGCCGCCCTGTTCGATGCCAAGGACTGGACCGGCACGTGGATCGCCCGTGGCGGTCCGGCCCCCGAGAAGCCCGAGGATTTTTACCAGGATGATCCCGCCCCGCTGTTTCGTAAGACCTTTCTGGTGGACAAGCCGGTCCGGACTGCCCGAGCCTATGTGACCGGGCTGGGCTACTACGAGCTCCACCTCAACGGCAGGAAAGTGGACGACCGCGTGCTGGACCCAGGATGGACCACCTACTCGAAGCGGGTCCTTTATTCCGTGTACGATGTGACCGAACAGCTCAAGCAGGGGCCGAACGCGGTCGGTATCATCGTCGGCAACGGCTGGTATAACCCCCTGCCCATGAAGATGTGGGCAACCTACAATCTCCGTGACTTCCTCACCATCGGACGCCCGCGAACGCTCCTCCAGCTCAACATCGACTTTGCCGACGGCTCGAGGCAGTCGGTCGTGACCGACGCCAGCTGGAAGGTCGGCGACAGTCCGATCCTGAGGAACAGCGTGTACCTGGGCGAAGTGTACGATGCCCGAAGAGAGACACCCGGCTGGGATCGACCCGACTGCGATGACCGCAGCTGGCCCTCGGCGATCGTAGCTCCCGAGCCGCTCGGCGGCCTCCACGTCCAGTCCCAACCCCCCATCCGTGTGACCCGCACACTCAAGCCGGTCAAGCTGACTGAGCCGAGGCCGGGCGTGTTCATCTTTGACATGGGCCAGAACTTCGCGGGCTGGGTCCGCCTGCGAGTCAAAGGCGAAGCCGGCGACCGGGTCGTCCTTCGATACGGCGAGCTTCTCTACCCGGATGGCACGCTCAACTTCATGACCTCCGTGGCCGGCCAGATCAAGACCGCCAAACCTCCGGCCACCACAGCCGGAGAATCATCACCCTCCACCAAGATTGTCAGCATGGGCGGTCCGGGAGCGCCCGACATCGCCTGGCAGCGCGAAACATACATTCTCAAGGGAGGCGCGGAGGAAGTCTATACGCCCCGATTCACCTTTCACGGCTTCCGCTACGTCGAGGTCACCGGATACCCGGGTCGACCCGGACCAGACGCCGTCGAGGGCCTGCGGCTTAACTCGGCCGTCGCCCAGGTCGGCTCCTTTTCCTGCTCCAACGAGATGCTCAACCAGATCCAGCAGATGATCGAGTGGACCCAGCTGAGCAACCTGTTCAGCGTGCAATCCGACTGCCCGCACCGCGAGAAGTTCGGCTACGGCGGCGACGTCATCGCATGCAGCGAAGCGGGCATGTTCAACTTCGACATGGCCCGCTTCTACGCCAAAACGATTCGCGACCAGGCGGACGCCGTTCGCCCGAACGGCGGCATGACGGAGACCGCCCCCTTCGTGGGAATCGATGCGGACAGCGCCGGCTACGGCAACGGGGTCGGCCCGATCGGCTGGGGCAGCGTGCTCCCCATCCTGCAAGCTCAGCTCTACCAGTACTACGGCGACCGGCGGCTGATGCAGAGACACTATGCCCTGACCAAGCGATGGATCGAGTTCCTGGAGCAGCGAGCCAAGGACCACATCCACACCCAGTGCCTCGGCGACCACGAGTGTCTGGAGCCTAAGAGTGTCCCTTTGACCAGTACCGCGTTCTACTACGCCAACGTGCGGTCCTTCGCCAGGATCGCTCGCGAGCTTGGGCAGATCGAGGACGCCTCCCGATTCGAACTCCAGGCCGAGGGCATCCGCAATGCATTCAATGCCCGCTTCCTGAAGCCGGACACCGGAGTCTACGACAGCGGCACCCAGGCATGCCAGTCGTTCGCCCTCTACTGGGGCCTGGTCCCGCCGGAAGCCCGGGCCGCAGTGCTCGGCATCCTGGCCGACAACATCACCACCAAGAACAAGGGCCATCTCGCCACGGGCATCTTCGGAACCAAGTACATGCTCAACGCCCTGACCGATCTGGGCCGAGCCGATCTGGCCTACACCATGGTGAACCAGAAGACCTTCCCCGGCTGGGGCCACATGCTGCAAAACGGGGCAACCACACTGTGGGAGCACTGGGAGTTCAGCGACAATGTGTTCTCCCACAACCATCCCATGTTCGGTTCGGTTGGCGAGTGGTTCTTCAAAGCCCTGGCGGGCATCAACCCGGACCCGGCCGCCGTCGGCTTCGATCGCATCATCATTCGCCCACAGGTGGTGGCCGATCTCACCTGGGTCAAGGGGACCTACGACTCGGTCCGCGGGCCGATCGGCTGCCAGTGGCGAATCGATCGAGACACCCTGCTGGTCGACGTGACCGTGCCCGCCAACACCAAGGCCACCGTCTACCTGCCTGCCCGCGAACTCAAGGCGGTGAGCGAAGCAGGGCAACCGCTGAGCCAGGCGGTTGACGTCACCGTCCTGCCCGATGCCGCCGAAAAGTCGGTGGTCTGCAAAATCGGATCGGGCGACTACGCGTTTGCGGTCGCGGGCTTCGCCAGACCAGGCAAGTAGACGTCGTACCGGATGGTCTTCCCGCGGTACACAATGTCCGGCTTTTCGCCAAGCGGGGGCACACGCAGCCACCGCTTCACCACCACGCGCAGCCGTGCCGCCTGCATGGCGACCCGAACGAGCCCACCGGCATCGGGATCGTCGCCGACCACCATCCGGCAGATGCGCATCTCCTTCTTGGCCAACGCCGATTTCCCGCTCGGCGGGAACATCGGATCGATGTACACCACGTCTGGCCGCTGATCCTCGGCCAGCCGCGCCAGCTCGCTCCGAGCGTCTCCCTCCACCAGCCGCAATCGCCCTCGAAAAGCCCGGCCCACCTCGGCGTCGGATCCGGCGCGATCCAGCCCGTCAGCCAGCAAGGCGAACAACACCGGTGACCGTTCCACTGCCGTGACGCTGCAACCCAGCGATGCCATGACCCGCGAATCGCGTCCCAATCCGGCAGTCGCGTCCACGATGATCAGCGGCTTGCCCTTGAAGCCGATCGCTCGGGCAATGAGGCGGTCGGCCAAGCCGACGTCCTGGCGCCCACGAACCGGATGACCTGAAACCAAGTCGACAAAGATCGGCCGGCTCCTGCAGACCCCACCTTCCCGGAGCTCCAACCGCTCACCAGTCACGGCGAGAACCAGCAGGCGTGCGGCAACCGGCAATGCCGCCAACGGGAGCTGCAGCCGACCGGCCAGCACCGCGGCCCGGGCGCGCAAGGCCGGCGTCTCCGGATCCGGACAGACAACAACGGAACTCGTCAATTCGCCGGACATGGTGGAGCATGATCTCGAGGGAAATCCGCCGGGACGCTGGTCGGGGCACGGAGCATGCCGCCAGCAACAGCGGGTGTTGCTGATCTACCTCGACCGGCATGGACGGGGCGCCACCGCCGGTCCGGGTCGGCTCGACCAGCCACCCTACCTGCGCCTGTCGATGGGCTGATAGTCACGCAACCTGGCCCCGATGTACAACTGCCGCGGTCGGTGAATCTTCTGCGACGGCTGGAGATGGGCTTCCCGCCAGTGGGCGATCCAGCCGGGCAGGCGGCCGATGGCGAACATGACCGGAAACATGTCCGTGGGAATCCCGATGGCTTTCATGATGATCCCGCTGTAGAAGTCGACGTTGGGAT
It encodes the following:
- a CDS encoding LamG domain-containing protein, which translates into the protein MRQEREVHVMEIEKLFKVTSVLLLCVFLSAVSAKAQLLADWRFDEGTSGYVCTDPGCIIDSSGNNLNGYGVGSLPPSYVAGCVYDDNIAALHFTTGDDEVWIPDSPSLAFQAGTSFTVEAIIRSAATSFGTDRRGIVVKRNAAGDGGFWLRANGSGDKLNASVGDLTGRTTLDGKRDIIDQQWHHVAMVYDAVAHTLTLYVDHQVDGTTAAVHGDIITIDPPNTPVIVGGWYTTTAGQQWNGDIDMVRITVGALTPAEFVQFSAGACCQNDGTCANTLDSGCSGHWYGPGTTCDGTTCPILGACCQLDGTCSETTQAACNGHWSGPGTGCTGTTCLGACCGNDGTCSDTAANACAGSWGGYGTSCATTDCTGACCLPDGTCAQTTADACTGEWQGPGTTCATVSCTGACCADEGSCSETTQANCPTGWQGSGSHCTTGCPPTPIGYWTFNELPAGSSVGTTAGSVLDVSGHGLDGTSGGNPAPTYVTGASTYANDTALRFVSGTGGVSIPDSNALDFAAGMSVTIEAMVRSTSLTGNRYIVYKRAPSSSGSVRPGFWFRTIAKTVNGVAIQGLEGIIIGTGGNDRISGTINVADGLWHHVAMVYNATATPQPTLAVYVDYQLDGSIPCVCSGASCGVINNSVPMVIGTSGVGDTSGFWPGDIDFVRMTGQALAPAQFIRPQVVATGACCHSDGTCSVTTLEACDGQWNGANTTCETVTCPQPGACCLGDGTCVVTQESACAGTFFGPGTTCDQVDCTGACCQFDGTCADVGQAQCVGQWRGLGTSCDDQICVAQGQTIGYWKFSEATSGNAGTDPGSIIDSSGNGLGGAGVGSPTPSYLPGSPNYLTGPALNFTSGKDAISIPDHPLLDFNDGVSFTVEAVIRTTSTDGARYIVGKRGLASDLPATRPSFWLRTVPKTTDGVATATLGAYLYDVKGGHTSIVGNVSIADGLWHHVAMAYDAAGDKVTLYVDYQLDVTDICYRSDFSNSAPLYIGDTYPSSTSGSWSGDIDFVRIIMGAVGPDKFIQRQKNPDFDQNGMVDHTDLELLLGCVTGPAVGPPTSACEQADLDSDMDVDQLDFGLFQRCYGGPATENCMN
- a CDS encoding substrate-binding domain-containing protein, coding for MCAELPDVGPVALKVVRQLRRQVLSGQLNKGTPLPSVRGLAETTGVAVATASRALQQAEREGWARRHAGRRLEVAEGALELARQLLKQEMPPLVFALHSREVRMGIEVEVTGFTDGFAEVFPDSWVRHLYFDSRTTLDEVKKLLEKGKEMACEVGYVLVRMPTAVKRLFDAQGIPCVVRGYVEPEINLPCVYQDMVDVGRIAGRLLCRTGPVACLCCHELVGSEAFLIDGVKQAADELGAPSPAENEFYCHLPSEMTEYFWAISRLLSSANRPRSILAIRPEYAMATLQIASQMGIRVPQDLQVIGLRHSPLYRFASPEIASIGPASPVEHGRRCAELLAAYMGKRPSAAPRVIIQSTLIERGSILPVRSGM
- a CDS encoding FAD-dependent oxidoreductase, with the translated sequence MTEVRRVVGKRNSPERVVETDLTVAGAGLAGVAAALSAARLGMRVALVTDRSVLGGNASKEVRLDANGATWFGLYRRESGIIEELLLENLHRNAQANIEIWDMLLLDAVRREKRIQVFFDTAVFEATKRGRRLQSVSGFQTTTGRKLDFRSPWFVDSTGDGTVGYLAGASFMRGREDRRQFGESSAATRADRATMGNSLLMSFRRTDHRIDFRPPSFAHPIATICKMIERSQLRLHDVQQYDRWAVAFWWIEYGGLLDTIADAEEIRVELERIAWGVYDYIKNSGCVKDVENLDLAWMQSCPGKRESRRFIGGHVLTENDILNGTRFRDAVAYGGWPMDDHPPEGFWGDRSSISRPVNPYDIPLRSLYARDLDNLFLAGRDISVSHLAFSSTRVMATCAQMGQAVGTAAFLCRKWRCPPRRMALEEARIAELQDSLIRNDATILDTPYDIRKNKARLATITASSTFGLQNTRTLRRAPLADDAYFLCYVKEGMQRILFKADARRDANCRIEIYQSPPIAYAPGELIDTQTVPLPAGRNRWFAVSLKSVRSDGPVFIRLRRNPNLDLHYGGSPFTLFTAVDRKEGSFDDVRHTKYTQAADNLCFRTDPPVCVHAASQVINGHTRPALRPNSWISQPGEAIAWLALSWPVPTTIRRVDLFFNPDFNGRINNSSRNPIPLRSTLVRDYTIRCRQPRGWNTLCRVRDNYQRWNRHELPKTIETTDVRIEFEATWGVDYSEVFEAIVY